From the Montipora capricornis isolate CH-2021 chromosome 2, ASM3666992v2, whole genome shotgun sequence genome, one window contains:
- the LOC138037489 gene encoding pyruvate dehydrogenase phosphatase regulatory subunit, mitochondrial-like: protein MDLGYASGVRIFRTSCFGNQDNDWMLLVPSEFAVCLYREIMMAGRKLGAKNVGRSAVDCLRIERAVPQFGKELTSFISPKESGLMHWVQLGKKQDFFRETSTSRRQIFSIKRRSWYL from the exons ATGGACTTGGGCTATGCATCTGGAGTGAGGATTTTTAGAACCAGTTGCTTTGGTAACCAGGATAACGACTGGATGCTTTTGGTTCCTTCTGAG TTTGCAGTCTGCTTGTACCGTGAAATTATGATGGCTGGGCGAAAACTGGGTGCTAAAAATGTAGGCCGTTCAGCGGTTGACTGTTTGCGAATAGAAAGAGCGGTTCCTCAGTTTGGAAAAGAGCTCACTTCATTTATCAGCCCCAAGGAGTCCGGATTAATGCACTGGGTTCAACTCGGCAAG AAGCAAGATTTTTTTCGGGAAACAAGCACTTCTCGAAGGCAAATCTTCAGCATCAAAAGAAGGTCTTGGTATCTTTGA
- the LOC138037490 gene encoding uncharacterized protein, giving the protein MSVEIISCYRAQRLQKTSARVFGQLREGNIGEGLKRENIEGQLEHLTEGHKKSESLGDESPVSAKYVLRLWQDQVHEAEFAASSAGEECEESHSPEVLRRAFVRKQAYMAQRRKKSATARPDILKLISRNVEWEREDESQATDGCEGNKDNEPSVTENNSSVAAEAKDNSGPQCNISHKQIEEVGQFSQLPQGEENMERIPIRKTHRCPNTGPLLETRTQNTKRGSWSSVSGEESDESDQERVVVAESISPIAQGGLVRTSRRRRLPVIPDKGIKLPVIKIDDSGISRGLTSTTALHPPLERSRSGSTCSEGSVSSAELASERTRNFSESDTTSTPAMFKKTDETKGNRLKLRRRSVPTTSFSFNHQHQQPTIRTRKNSIQVEEIEEQGLGISPQLRARIKLRDLPREKLPWNEWKRRIRSGSLPGGDENSAEQYMKHKDHQPKR; this is encoded by the exons ATGTCTGTTGAAATAATAAGTTGCTACAGGgcccaacgtttgcaaaaaaccaGTGCGAGAGTTTTTGGACAACTTCGTGAGGGCAACATTGGCGAGGGTCTCAAGAGAGAGAACATTGAAGGTCAGCTTGAGCATCTCACTGAAGGACACAAAAAGAGTGAATCGCTGGGAGATGAATCCCCTGTATCGGCAAAATATGTGCTGAGACTGTGGCAGGACCAGGTTCATGAAGCCGAGTTCGCTGCATCGTCTGCAGGGGAAGAATGCGAAGAGAGTCACTCACCTGAAGTGTTGAGGAGAGCATTTGTTAGAAAGCAAGCATACATGGCACAAAGAAGGAAGAAATCAGCAACTGCGAGGCCGGATATACTCAAACTGATAAGCCGAAATGTGGAATGGGAAAGAGAGGACGAGAGCCAAGCAACTGATGGATGTGAAGGCAACAAAGATAACGAGCCTTCTGTTACCGAGAACAATTCATCTGTTGCAGCTGAAGCGAAAGACAATTCAGGTCCACAATGTAATATTTCCCACAAGCAAATCGAAGAAGTCGGACAGTTTTCGCAATTACCACAGGGTGAAGAGAACATGGAACGGATTCCAATCAGGAAAACTCACAGGTGTCCCAACACAGGGCCCTTGCTGGAAACTCGGACACAGAACACTAAACGGGGTAGCTGGTCATCGGTCAGTGGCGAAGAATCTGATGAAAGCGACCAGGAAAGGGTTGTCGTCGCCGAGTCAATCTCCCCCATTGCACAAGGGGGATTAGTAAGAACTTCAAGACGACGGCGTTTGCCTGTTATACCAGACAAGGGGATCAAATTGCCCGTCATTAAGATAGATGACAGCGGAATTTCACGCGGGCTTACCAGTACAACGGCACTTCATCCACCTCTTGAAAGATCACGCTCCGGCTCCACATGTAGCGAAGGTTCGGTGTCGTCTGCTGAGTTGGCCTCCGAGAGAACAAG AAATTTCAGTGAAAGCGATACAACAAGTACACCAGCCATGTTCAAGAAAACCGATGAGACCAAAGGCAATAGATTGAAACTGAGAAGACGAAGTGTACCGACCACTTCATTCAGCTTTAATCATCAGCACCAGCAGCCAACAATCAGAACAAGGAAAAACTCCATACAAGTAGAGGAGATTGAGGAACAAGG ATTAGGCATCAGTCCACAGCTTCGAGCGAGGATAAAGCTCCGTGATCTGCCCCGTGAAAAGCTCCCTTGGAATGAATGGAAAAGAAGAATTCGCTCCGGCTCCCTCCCTGGAGGCGACGAAAATTCTGCTGAACAATATATGAAGCACAAAGATCACCAGCCAAAAAGATGA